In one window of Capra hircus breed San Clemente chromosome 28, ASM170441v1, whole genome shotgun sequence DNA:
- the DUSP13 gene encoding dual specificity protein phosphatase 13 isoform X2 has translation MGLPQQRFPSPALPAGPAAAGCRPELRGQNWALLPAMGLCHFALALLVLLEVVAQVDTQKMVRAQCGAHPRACSSIHFLLLPALPLSHGLQCSQKQHQVCRDGRLKAGSKKCPSEKTTAWAKYPHRMDSLQKQDLRRPKIHGSVRVSPYQPPTLASLQRLLWVRRAAMLNHVNEVWPNLFLGDAYAARDKNKLTQLGITHVVNVAAGKFQVDTGAKFYRGMPLEYYGIEADDSPFFDLSVYFLPVARYIRSALSVPQGRVLVHCAMGVSRSATVVLAFLMICENMTLVEAIQTVQARRDICPNSGFLRQLQVLDNRLGRETGRL, from the exons ATGGGTCTTCCCCAACAGAGGTTTCCTTCACCAGCTCTGCCGGCTGGACCAGCAGCTGCGGGGTGCAGGCCGGAGCTGAGGGGCCAG AACTGGGCCTTACTCCCTGCTATGGGGCTCTGCCATTTTGCCCTGGCCCTGCTGGTGCTGCTGGAGGTTGTGGCCCAGGTGGATACCCAGAAGATGGTAAGAGCCCAGTGCGGGGCCCACCCTCGAGCCTGCAGCTCCATCCACTTCCTCCTGCTGCCTGCACTCCCTCTCAGTCATGGCCTCCAGTGCTCACAG aaacagcATCAAGTGTGCAGAGACGGGCGTCTGAAAGCTGGGAGCAAAAAGTGCCCGTCAGAGAAGACCACAGCCTGGGCCAAATACCCCCACAG GATGGACTCGCTGCAGAAGCAGGACCTCCGGAGGCCCAAGATCCATGGGTCAGTCCGGGTGTCCCCCTACCAGCCACCCACGCTGGCCTCGCTGCAGCGCTTACTGTGGGTCCGTCGGGCTGCCATGTTGAACCACGTCAATGAAGTCTGGCCCAACCTCTTCCTGGGAGATGC GTACGCGGCCCGGGACAAGAACAAGTTGACCCAGCTGGGCATCACCCATGTTGTGAATGTCGCCGCAGGCAAGTTTCAGGTGGACACAGGTGCCAAGTTCTACCGCGGAATGCCCTTGGAGTACTATGGCATCGAGGCTGATGACAGCCCCTTCTTTGACCTCAGTGTCTACTTTCTGCCTGTTGCTCGATACATCCGAAGTGCCCTCAGTGTTCCCCAAG GCCGCGTGCTGGTACACTGTGCCATGGGGGTGAGCCGCTCTGCCACAGTTGTCCTGGCCTTCCTCATGATCTGCGAGAACATGACGCTGGTGGAGGCCATCCAGACAGTGCAGGCCCGCCGCGATATCTGCCCCAACTCGGGCTTCCTCCGGCAGCTCCAGGTCCTGGACAACCGACTGGGGCGGGAGACGGGGCGGCTCTGA
- the DUSP13 gene encoding dual specificity protein phosphatase 13 isoform X1 — MGLPQQRFPSPALPAGPAAAGCRPELRGQNWALLPAMGLCHFALALLVLLEVVAQVDTQKMVRAQCGAHPRACSSIHFLLLPALPLSHGLQCSQKQHQVCRDGRLKAGSKKCPSEKTTAWAKYPHRVSDSLSQLTPDTSHPTTVRPDLQHWPESQGMDSLQKQDLRRPKIHGSVRVSPYQPPTLASLQRLLWVRRAAMLNHVNEVWPNLFLGDAYAARDKNKLTQLGITHVVNVAAGKFQVDTGAKFYRGMPLEYYGIEADDSPFFDLSVYFLPVARYIRSALSVPQGRVLVHCAMGVSRSATVVLAFLMICENMTLVEAIQTVQARRDICPNSGFLRQLQVLDNRLGRETGRL, encoded by the exons ATGGGTCTTCCCCAACAGAGGTTTCCTTCACCAGCTCTGCCGGCTGGACCAGCAGCTGCGGGGTGCAGGCCGGAGCTGAGGGGCCAG AACTGGGCCTTACTCCCTGCTATGGGGCTCTGCCATTTTGCCCTGGCCCTGCTGGTGCTGCTGGAGGTTGTGGCCCAGGTGGATACCCAGAAGATGGTAAGAGCCCAGTGCGGGGCCCACCCTCGAGCCTGCAGCTCCATCCACTTCCTCCTGCTGCCTGCACTCCCTCTCAGTCATGGCCTCCAGTGCTCACAG aaacagcATCAAGTGTGCAGAGACGGGCGTCTGAAAGCTGGGAGCAAAAAGTGCCCGTCAGAGAAGACCACAGCCTGGGCCAAATACCCCCACAG GGTCTCGGATTCCCTCAGCCAGCTGACTCCTGACACGAGCCATCCCACCACGGTGAGGCCTGACCTGCAGCACTGGCCTGAGTCACAGGG GATGGACTCGCTGCAGAAGCAGGACCTCCGGAGGCCCAAGATCCATGGGTCAGTCCGGGTGTCCCCCTACCAGCCACCCACGCTGGCCTCGCTGCAGCGCTTACTGTGGGTCCGTCGGGCTGCCATGTTGAACCACGTCAATGAAGTCTGGCCCAACCTCTTCCTGGGAGATGC GTACGCGGCCCGGGACAAGAACAAGTTGACCCAGCTGGGCATCACCCATGTTGTGAATGTCGCCGCAGGCAAGTTTCAGGTGGACACAGGTGCCAAGTTCTACCGCGGAATGCCCTTGGAGTACTATGGCATCGAGGCTGATGACAGCCCCTTCTTTGACCTCAGTGTCTACTTTCTGCCTGTTGCTCGATACATCCGAAGTGCCCTCAGTGTTCCCCAAG GCCGCGTGCTGGTACACTGTGCCATGGGGGTGAGCCGCTCTGCCACAGTTGTCCTGGCCTTCCTCATGATCTGCGAGAACATGACGCTGGTGGAGGCCATCCAGACAGTGCAGGCCCGCCGCGATATCTGCCCCAACTCGGGCTTCCTCCGGCAGCTCCAGGTCCTGGACAACCGACTGGGGCGGGAGACGGGGCGGCTCTGA
- the DUSP13 gene encoding dual specificity protein phosphatase 13 isoform X3, translating into MGLPQQRFPSPALPAGPAAAGCRPELRGQNWALLPAMGLCHFALALLVLLEVVAQVDTQKMKQHQVCRDGRLKAGSKKCPSEKTTAWAKYPHRVSDSLSQLTPDTSHPTTVRPDLQHWPESQGMDSLQKQDLRRPKIHGSVRVSPYQPPTLASLQRLLWVRRAAMLNHVNEVWPNLFLGDAYAARDKNKLTQLGITHVVNVAAGKFQVDTGAKFYRGMPLEYYGIEADDSPFFDLSVYFLPVARYIRSALSVPQGRVLVHCAMGVSRSATVVLAFLMICENMTLVEAIQTVQARRDICPNSGFLRQLQVLDNRLGRETGRL; encoded by the exons ATGGGTCTTCCCCAACAGAGGTTTCCTTCACCAGCTCTGCCGGCTGGACCAGCAGCTGCGGGGTGCAGGCCGGAGCTGAGGGGCCAG AACTGGGCCTTACTCCCTGCTATGGGGCTCTGCCATTTTGCCCTGGCCCTGCTGGTGCTGCTGGAGGTTGTGGCCCAGGTGGATACCCAGAAGATG aaacagcATCAAGTGTGCAGAGACGGGCGTCTGAAAGCTGGGAGCAAAAAGTGCCCGTCAGAGAAGACCACAGCCTGGGCCAAATACCCCCACAG GGTCTCGGATTCCCTCAGCCAGCTGACTCCTGACACGAGCCATCCCACCACGGTGAGGCCTGACCTGCAGCACTGGCCTGAGTCACAGGG GATGGACTCGCTGCAGAAGCAGGACCTCCGGAGGCCCAAGATCCATGGGTCAGTCCGGGTGTCCCCCTACCAGCCACCCACGCTGGCCTCGCTGCAGCGCTTACTGTGGGTCCGTCGGGCTGCCATGTTGAACCACGTCAATGAAGTCTGGCCCAACCTCTTCCTGGGAGATGC GTACGCGGCCCGGGACAAGAACAAGTTGACCCAGCTGGGCATCACCCATGTTGTGAATGTCGCCGCAGGCAAGTTTCAGGTGGACACAGGTGCCAAGTTCTACCGCGGAATGCCCTTGGAGTACTATGGCATCGAGGCTGATGACAGCCCCTTCTTTGACCTCAGTGTCTACTTTCTGCCTGTTGCTCGATACATCCGAAGTGCCCTCAGTGTTCCCCAAG GCCGCGTGCTGGTACACTGTGCCATGGGGGTGAGCCGCTCTGCCACAGTTGTCCTGGCCTTCCTCATGATCTGCGAGAACATGACGCTGGTGGAGGCCATCCAGACAGTGCAGGCCCGCCGCGATATCTGCCCCAACTCGGGCTTCCTCCGGCAGCTCCAGGTCCTGGACAACCGACTGGGGCGGGAGACGGGGCGGCTCTGA
- the DUSP13 gene encoding dual specificity protein phosphatase 13 isoform X5, with amino-acid sequence MGLPQQRFPSPALPAGPAAAGCRPELRGQNWALLPAMGLCHFALALLVLLEVVAQVDTQKMKQHQVCRDGRLKAGSKKCPSEKTTAWAKYPHRMDSLQKQDLRRPKIHGSVRVSPYQPPTLASLQRLLWVRRAAMLNHVNEVWPNLFLGDAYAARDKNKLTQLGITHVVNVAAGKFQVDTGAKFYRGMPLEYYGIEADDSPFFDLSVYFLPVARYIRSALSVPQGRVLVHCAMGVSRSATVVLAFLMICENMTLVEAIQTVQARRDICPNSGFLRQLQVLDNRLGRETGRL; translated from the exons ATGGGTCTTCCCCAACAGAGGTTTCCTTCACCAGCTCTGCCGGCTGGACCAGCAGCTGCGGGGTGCAGGCCGGAGCTGAGGGGCCAG AACTGGGCCTTACTCCCTGCTATGGGGCTCTGCCATTTTGCCCTGGCCCTGCTGGTGCTGCTGGAGGTTGTGGCCCAGGTGGATACCCAGAAGATG aaacagcATCAAGTGTGCAGAGACGGGCGTCTGAAAGCTGGGAGCAAAAAGTGCCCGTCAGAGAAGACCACAGCCTGGGCCAAATACCCCCACAG GATGGACTCGCTGCAGAAGCAGGACCTCCGGAGGCCCAAGATCCATGGGTCAGTCCGGGTGTCCCCCTACCAGCCACCCACGCTGGCCTCGCTGCAGCGCTTACTGTGGGTCCGTCGGGCTGCCATGTTGAACCACGTCAATGAAGTCTGGCCCAACCTCTTCCTGGGAGATGC GTACGCGGCCCGGGACAAGAACAAGTTGACCCAGCTGGGCATCACCCATGTTGTGAATGTCGCCGCAGGCAAGTTTCAGGTGGACACAGGTGCCAAGTTCTACCGCGGAATGCCCTTGGAGTACTATGGCATCGAGGCTGATGACAGCCCCTTCTTTGACCTCAGTGTCTACTTTCTGCCTGTTGCTCGATACATCCGAAGTGCCCTCAGTGTTCCCCAAG GCCGCGTGCTGGTACACTGTGCCATGGGGGTGAGCCGCTCTGCCACAGTTGTCCTGGCCTTCCTCATGATCTGCGAGAACATGACGCTGGTGGAGGCCATCCAGACAGTGCAGGCCCGCCGCGATATCTGCCCCAACTCGGGCTTCCTCCGGCAGCTCCAGGTCCTGGACAACCGACTGGGGCGGGAGACGGGGCGGCTCTGA
- the DUSP13 gene encoding dual specificity protein phosphatase 13 isoform X6 gives MGLCHFALALLVLLEVVAQVDTQKMVRAQCGAHPRACSSIHFLLLPALPLSHGLQCSQKQHQVCRDGRLKAGSKKCPSEKTTAWAKYPHRMDSLQKQDLRRPKIHGSVRVSPYQPPTLASLQRLLWVRRAAMLNHVNEVWPNLFLGDAYAARDKNKLTQLGITHVVNVAAGKFQVDTGAKFYRGMPLEYYGIEADDSPFFDLSVYFLPVARYIRSALSVPQGRVLVHCAMGVSRSATVVLAFLMICENMTLVEAIQTVQARRDICPNSGFLRQLQVLDNRLGRETGRL, from the exons ATGGGGCTCTGCCATTTTGCCCTGGCCCTGCTGGTGCTGCTGGAGGTTGTGGCCCAGGTGGATACCCAGAAGATGGTAAGAGCCCAGTGCGGGGCCCACCCTCGAGCCTGCAGCTCCATCCACTTCCTCCTGCTGCCTGCACTCCCTCTCAGTCATGGCCTCCAGTGCTCACAG aaacagcATCAAGTGTGCAGAGACGGGCGTCTGAAAGCTGGGAGCAAAAAGTGCCCGTCAGAGAAGACCACAGCCTGGGCCAAATACCCCCACAG GATGGACTCGCTGCAGAAGCAGGACCTCCGGAGGCCCAAGATCCATGGGTCAGTCCGGGTGTCCCCCTACCAGCCACCCACGCTGGCCTCGCTGCAGCGCTTACTGTGGGTCCGTCGGGCTGCCATGTTGAACCACGTCAATGAAGTCTGGCCCAACCTCTTCCTGGGAGATGC GTACGCGGCCCGGGACAAGAACAAGTTGACCCAGCTGGGCATCACCCATGTTGTGAATGTCGCCGCAGGCAAGTTTCAGGTGGACACAGGTGCCAAGTTCTACCGCGGAATGCCCTTGGAGTACTATGGCATCGAGGCTGATGACAGCCCCTTCTTTGACCTCAGTGTCTACTTTCTGCCTGTTGCTCGATACATCCGAAGTGCCCTCAGTGTTCCCCAAG GCCGCGTGCTGGTACACTGTGCCATGGGGGTGAGCCGCTCTGCCACAGTTGTCCTGGCCTTCCTCATGATCTGCGAGAACATGACGCTGGTGGAGGCCATCCAGACAGTGCAGGCCCGCCGCGATATCTGCCCCAACTCGGGCTTCCTCCGGCAGCTCCAGGTCCTGGACAACCGACTGGGGCGGGAGACGGGGCGGCTCTGA
- the DUSP13 gene encoding dual specificity protein phosphatase 13 isoform X4 — MGLCHFALALLVLLEVVAQVDTQKMVRAQCGAHPRACSSIHFLLLPALPLSHGLQCSQKQHQVCRDGRLKAGSKKCPSEKTTAWAKYPHRVSDSLSQLTPDTSHPTTVRPDLQHWPESQGMDSLQKQDLRRPKIHGSVRVSPYQPPTLASLQRLLWVRRAAMLNHVNEVWPNLFLGDAYAARDKNKLTQLGITHVVNVAAGKFQVDTGAKFYRGMPLEYYGIEADDSPFFDLSVYFLPVARYIRSALSVPQGRVLVHCAMGVSRSATVVLAFLMICENMTLVEAIQTVQARRDICPNSGFLRQLQVLDNRLGRETGRL, encoded by the exons ATGGGGCTCTGCCATTTTGCCCTGGCCCTGCTGGTGCTGCTGGAGGTTGTGGCCCAGGTGGATACCCAGAAGATGGTAAGAGCCCAGTGCGGGGCCCACCCTCGAGCCTGCAGCTCCATCCACTTCCTCCTGCTGCCTGCACTCCCTCTCAGTCATGGCCTCCAGTGCTCACAG aaacagcATCAAGTGTGCAGAGACGGGCGTCTGAAAGCTGGGAGCAAAAAGTGCCCGTCAGAGAAGACCACAGCCTGGGCCAAATACCCCCACAG GGTCTCGGATTCCCTCAGCCAGCTGACTCCTGACACGAGCCATCCCACCACGGTGAGGCCTGACCTGCAGCACTGGCCTGAGTCACAGGG GATGGACTCGCTGCAGAAGCAGGACCTCCGGAGGCCCAAGATCCATGGGTCAGTCCGGGTGTCCCCCTACCAGCCACCCACGCTGGCCTCGCTGCAGCGCTTACTGTGGGTCCGTCGGGCTGCCATGTTGAACCACGTCAATGAAGTCTGGCCCAACCTCTTCCTGGGAGATGC GTACGCGGCCCGGGACAAGAACAAGTTGACCCAGCTGGGCATCACCCATGTTGTGAATGTCGCCGCAGGCAAGTTTCAGGTGGACACAGGTGCCAAGTTCTACCGCGGAATGCCCTTGGAGTACTATGGCATCGAGGCTGATGACAGCCCCTTCTTTGACCTCAGTGTCTACTTTCTGCCTGTTGCTCGATACATCCGAAGTGCCCTCAGTGTTCCCCAAG GCCGCGTGCTGGTACACTGTGCCATGGGGGTGAGCCGCTCTGCCACAGTTGTCCTGGCCTTCCTCATGATCTGCGAGAACATGACGCTGGTGGAGGCCATCCAGACAGTGCAGGCCCGCCGCGATATCTGCCCCAACTCGGGCTTCCTCCGGCAGCTCCAGGTCCTGGACAACCGACTGGGGCGGGAGACGGGGCGGCTCTGA